One genomic region from Spirosoma sp. KCTC 42546 encodes:
- a CDS encoding pyridoxal phosphate-dependent aminotransferase: MSATLDTVSLLADRINALEESSTLAMTKKARELAALGHKVISLSVGEPDFKTPQHICEAAKKAIDDGFHGYSPVAGYPDLRKAIADKFKRDNNIDWKPENIVVSTGAKHSLANVIQVLINPGDEVIIFSPYWVSYSEMVKLAEGKAVVIDGSFDNNFKVTPEQFEEAITDRTKIVMYASPNNPTGSIYSEAELRAIAEVVARHENVYVLADEIYEYINFTPEGHFSMGSIPEVAERVITVNGVAKGYAMTGWRIGYIGAAKWIAEGVEKLQGQVTSGTNSIAQKATVAALNGPMEPSMEMAKAYHRRRDLVVKLLKEVPHFRTNVPEGAFYAFPDISYYYGKSDGTTRIENSDDFAAWLLNTAYVATVAGSGFGAPNCLRISTAASDESLVEAVQRIKDAVATLK, translated from the coding sequence ATGTCTGCCACGCTTGACACCGTGAGTTTGTTAGCCGACCGCATCAATGCGCTGGAGGAGTCGTCCACGCTGGCGATGACCAAAAAAGCCCGCGAATTGGCGGCACTGGGCCACAAAGTAATTAGCCTCAGTGTTGGAGAGCCGGATTTTAAAACGCCCCAACACATCTGCGAAGCCGCCAAGAAAGCCATCGACGATGGTTTCCACGGTTATTCGCCCGTTGCGGGCTACCCCGATCTTCGCAAGGCTATTGCCGATAAGTTCAAGCGCGACAATAATATTGACTGGAAACCCGAAAATATTGTCGTCTCGACTGGCGCCAAGCATTCACTTGCCAACGTCATTCAGGTATTGATTAATCCTGGCGATGAGGTCATTATCTTCTCGCCTTACTGGGTTAGTTATTCCGAAATGGTGAAATTGGCCGAAGGGAAAGCTGTAGTTATTGACGGTTCGTTCGACAACAACTTCAAAGTTACACCCGAGCAGTTTGAGGAAGCCATCACCGATCGGACCAAGATTGTGATGTACGCGTCGCCAAACAACCCAACCGGTTCTATTTACTCCGAAGCAGAACTGCGGGCTATTGCCGAGGTGGTGGCCCGTCACGAAAATGTGTACGTGCTGGCCGACGAAATTTACGAATACATCAACTTCACGCCGGAAGGTCACTTCAGCATGGGCTCAATACCTGAAGTAGCTGAACGAGTTATCACCGTGAATGGCGTGGCTAAAGGCTATGCTATGACGGGCTGGCGTATCGGCTACATTGGTGCAGCTAAATGGATTGCTGAGGGCGTAGAGAAATTGCAGGGCCAGGTTACGTCTGGCACAAACTCCATTGCCCAGAAAGCAACCGTTGCGGCTTTGAACGGTCCGATGGAGCCGTCCATGGAAATGGCTAAGGCATATCACCGTCGGCGTGATTTAGTCGTGAAACTGTTGAAAGAGGTACCGCATTTCCGGACAAACGTACCTGAGGGCGCTTTCTACGCTTTCCCGGATATCAGCTATTATTATGGAAAATCAGATGGCACAACTCGTATTGAAAACTCAGACGATTTTGCTGCCTGGTTGCTGAACACCGCTTATGTGGCTACTGTAGCCGGTTCGGGCTTTGGTGCGCCTAATTGCCTGCGTATTTCAACCGCGGCTTCCGACGAGTCGCTTGTGGAAGCTGTTCAGCGGATCAAAGACGCGGTGGCAACGTTAAAATAA